The Strix uralensis isolate ZFMK-TIS-50842 chromosome 16, bStrUra1, whole genome shotgun sequence genome has a window encoding:
- the TMEM186 gene encoding transmembrane protein 186: MAMARLCRIRTKVCLAPSFGRCLQKELWTRPWIKEDVRPPCSLGTWECLQSQSQRVNGVHNHLRRQREPSVRLCHSAPAAVVQQKAVDEKTEEFKLVYRFPGIKYCRVLSRLKLLQTATTMVMLPPICYLYLQDQVSLNIFLYTTGIAVFAGAMLYGMSYFFRRIIGLIYLNETGRTVKVAHLTFWGRRNDIYCPTESVMTLDEVGDSKRELLLQFKRYNSTDILYFTIKFGQIVDRQKFSQIFGELE, translated from the exons ATGGCGATG GCTAGGCTCTGCAGAATTCGGACTAAAGTCTGCTTGGCACCATCTTTTGGGAGATGTCTACAAAAGGAGCTCTGGACAAGGCCATGGATAAAGGAAGATGTTCGCCCACCCTGTTCTTTGGGTACATGGGAGTGTTTGCAGTCACAAAGCCAGCGAGTTAATGGTGTTCATAATCATCTCAGGAGACAGCGAGAGCCATCTGTGCGTCTGTGCCATTCAGCCCCTGCTGCTGTGGTCCAACAAAAGGCTGTAGATgagaaaacagaagagttcaAGCTGGTCTACAGGTTTCCGGGGATTAAGTACTGCCGGGTACTGTCCAGGCTGAAGCTGTTACAGACTGCCACCACCATGGTCATGCTGCCACCCATCTGCTACCTCTATCTGCAAGACCAGGTTTCTCTGAATATCTTCTTATATACAACTGGCATTGCGGTCTTTGCTGGTGCAATGCTGTATGGTATGAGCTACTTTTTCAGACGAATTATTGGATTAATCTACTTAAATGAAACTGGCCGTACTGTCAAAGTGGCTCACTTGACATTTTGGGGAAGACGGAACGACATTTACTGCCCCACAGAGTCAGTGATGACTTTGGATGAAGTTGGAGATAGCAAGAGGGAGCTACTTCTTCAGTTCAAACGCTATAATAGtacagatattttatattttacaattAAGTTTGGCCAGATTGTAGACAGACAGAAGTTTAGTCAAATATTTGGAGAACTTGAGTGA